The Candidatus Eisenbacteria bacterium DNA window AGGTCGTGCGCGCGTGCGCGGCCGACGGGCTCGCGCTCGTGCCGTGGGGCGGTGGCGTCGCGCTGGAGGGCGAGGCGTTCGAGGGCCGCTACGACGTGGCGCTCGACCTCACCGGCCTCGACCGCGTGACCGTGTACGACCCCGACGACTTCACGGTCTCGGCCGAGTGCGGCGTGACGCTCGCGACGCTGCGCGCGGCGCTGCTTTCGCACGGTCACGAGCTGCCGCTAGAGGGCGCGCACGGTTCACGCGCGACGCTGGGCGGCGTGCTCGCGGCGAACGCGAGCGGCGCGCGGCGGCTGCGCCTGGGCGCGCCGCGCGACCGCATCCTCGGCGCGCGCTTCGTGACCGGCGACGGCGTGCCCGCGAGGACCGGCGGGCGCGTGGTCAAGAATGTCGCCGGCCACGCCGTTCACCGGCTGCTCGCCGGCTCGCGCGGCGGGCTCGGCGTGCTGCTGGAAGCGAGCCTCAAGCTCGCGCCGCTGCCGCCCGCGCGCGTCGCGCTCGCCTACGAATGCGACGCGGCGACGCTGGCCGACGCGCCCCGCTGGGCCGTTTTCCCCCGCCGCGAGCCCGCCGCGCTCACCGTGCTCGGCCGCGATGCGGCGGCCGGCCTCGGCGATTTCGCGACCCCTGCCGCGTTCACGGTCGTGCTCGGCTGGGAGGACGAAGCGGCCTGGCTCGCCAAGTGCGAAGCGTTCGCCGTCGCGAAGCTCGGCCCCCCCGTCTCGCGGGCCGAGGGCGGGGCCGTGCCGCCGATCTGGCAGGCGGCCGCCGATCTCGAGGAGGCGAAGGGCCCGCGCCTGACGTTCGCGAGCGCGCACAACACGCCGGCCGCGGTCGCGTTCCTCGCGGGGCGTGCGTGCGCCGGGAGACTCGTCTTCCACGCCCCGAGCGGCCGGCTGCTGCTCTGGCCCGGGCCGGCCGAGGCGGAGGCGCTCGTCGCCGAGCTGGCCGGGCGGGGCTTCACGCTCGCCGAAGCCCGCGGCGTCGCGCTCGAGCGGCCCGCGCCCGCGGTCGCGATCGCGGCGCTGCGCGCGTCCCTGCGCCGGTCGCTGGATCCCGCCGGCGTGATGGCGCTGGGCGGGCGCTGGGAGCGCGGCGAGTAGCGGACGCGCGTCACGCGCATCGCGTCCTTCCCGCGCGACACCGGAGCCCCGCGACGAACGAAGGGAGGCGTTGCCGGGCCATCGCGCCCGCTCGCCGTCGCCGTGCCCACCACCCCCACACGAACAAATTCCTTGCGCGCTGCTCGTCCGCGGGGCGACCATTGAGCCCCCCGCCCCTTGCCGCCAACTCTCCAGCCCGGCTGCGATCCGGGTCGTGCGCTACAGCTCGAACCGCCAGGACGTTTTCGCAAAGACCTGCCGCGAGGTCGCCGTCATGCGCCGGTCCGCCACGCGCTCGTCGAAGCCGCCGTTGACGCCCGCGTAGAGCACCGTGCCCGGGTGCAGCACCCAGCCGACGAGCGCGTTCACCGCGAGATGCTTCGAACCGCCGTCGTACTGCGGGTAAATGCGCGCCGACAGCCGGCGGGTGAACTGCGCGTTCGCGTTGACGCCGACGAGCCACACGTTCACGACCTCGCCGCGCGTCGGCGTGCGCGCGACGCGGAAGTGCTTCAGGTTGATCGCGGCGGTCAGCCACGATTGCGGGCGCAGCGTGCCGTCGAACAGCCATGTCTCGGTCCAGGCGCGGTACGACTCGGCCGGGGTCGCGCCGTACCACAGCCCGTCGCCCGTGATCGTCTCGAGCGTCCAGGTGAAGGGCCGCCAGCGGTTGTCGGCGAGGAAGGCGTGGACGCGCTCCTGCGGGTAGCGCCGATCGAGCCAGAACTCGTCGAGCGCCTCGAAGCCGAGCGAGAACTCGAAGTTCCTCCGCAGCTGGAAGTCCCACCACGAGTTCAGGAACGAGTAGTCGAGCGCGTTGTTCCGGCCGTGAATGACCAGCGCCTCGTTCGTCCACATCGCGCGCTGGAGCGGTCCGTCCCGCGGGTCCATGCGCCATTCGGCGATCGCCTGCTGGTAGCGGACGCCGACGCGCTCCTGAAATCCCAGCTCGTCGCGAAACCGCGGTCCCATGCCGCGGACGCGCGCGTGCAGCGTCAGCGAGCGCGTGT harbors:
- a CDS encoding FAD-binding oxidoreductase → MSGLLSAIAPGRAQDVTRFALGGAAPAHAVRPASVEEAAEVVRACAADGLALVPWGGGVALEGEAFEGRYDVALDLTGLDRVTVYDPDDFTVSAECGVTLATLRAALLSHGHELPLEGAHGSRATLGGVLAANASGARRLRLGAPRDRILGARFVTGDGVPARTGGRVVKNVAGHAVHRLLAGSRGGLGVLLEASLKLAPLPPARVALAYECDAATLADAPRWAVFPRREPAALTVLGRDAAAGLGDFATPAAFTVVLGWEDEAAWLAKCEAFAVAKLGPPVSRAEGGAVPPIWQAAADLEEAKGPRLTFASAHNTPAAVAFLAGRACAGRLVFHAPSGRLLLWPGPAEAEALVAELAGRGFTLAEARGVALERPAPAVAIAALRASLRRSLDPAGVMALGGRWERGE